A single window of Malus sylvestris chromosome 5, drMalSylv7.2, whole genome shotgun sequence DNA harbors:
- the LOC126624634 gene encoding uncharacterized protein LOC126624634 isoform X5 yields MALFFMKKASTAELDAFYPIKPECQVDIPKTRFRLRAGKTLSERRWHAAFSEDGHLDIAKVLRRIQRGGVHPAIKGVVWEFLLGCFDPNSTFDERNQLRQRRREQYNRLKAECQKMVPVIGSGKFITTPIITDDGQPTEESENGNMTGAANHASSDKKVIQWKLFLHQIGLDVVRTDRALVFYESQANQAKLWDILSIYAWVDNDIGYVQGMNDICSPMVILIENEADAYWCFERAMRRLRENFRCSASSIGVQSQLGTLSQVIKTIDPKLHQHLEDLDGGEYLFAFRMLMVLFRREFSFVDALYLWEIGFS; encoded by the exons ATGGCGTTGTTTTTTATGAAGAAAGCTTCAACAGCTGAGTTGGATGCTTTCTATCCTATTAAACCAGAATGCCAAGTTGACATCCCGAAGACGCGCTTTAGGCTCAGG GCGGGGAAAACTCTTAGTGAAAGAAGATGGCATGCTGCCTTCTCTGAAGATGGTCATTTGGATATAGCTAAAGTGCTTAGACGAATCCAACGAGGG GGTGTCCATCCTGCAATCAAAGGTGTAGTTTGGGAGTTCTTGTTAGGTTGCTTTGATCCAAATAGCACCTTTGATGAACGAAATCAGCTCAGGCAGCGCCGGAG GGAGCAGTATAACAGATTGAAAGCTGAATGCCAGAAGATGGTTCCAGTTATTGGCAGTGGAAAATTTATTACAACGCCAATCATCACGGACGATGGCCAACCAACAGAAGAATCAGAAAATGGCAATATGACAGGGGCTGCAAACCATGCTTCTTCAGACAAGAAAGTGATTCAGTGGAAGCTTTTCTTGCATCAAATTG GTTTGGATGTTGTTCGCACGGATCGAGCACTTGTCTTTTATGAAAGTCAAGCTAATCAGGCAAAACTTTGGGACATTCTTTCAATTTATGCTTGGGTGGACAATGATATTGGTTATGTTCAAG GAATGAATGATATATGCTCGCCAATGGTAATTCTTATTGAAAATGAAGCAGATGCCTATTGGTGTTTCGAACGTGCTATGCGAAGGCTG CGAGAAAATTTTAGGTGCAGTGCAAGTTCGATAGGGGTGCAATCTCAGCTGGGTACACTCTCCCAAGTAATCAAAACTATTGATCCTAAACTTCATCAGCACCTTG AGGATCTAGATGGCGGGGAGTATTTATTTGCTTTTCGCATGCTAATGGTCCTGTTCCGAAGAGAGTTTTCCTTTGTGGATGCACTGTATCTTTGGGAG ATTGGTTTCAGCTGA
- the LOC126624634 gene encoding rab GTPase-activating protein 22-like isoform X3: MALFFMKKASTAELDAFYPIKPECQVDIPKTRFRLRAGKTLSERRWHAAFSEDGHLDIAKVLRRIQRGGVHPAIKGVVWEFLLGCFDPNSTFDERNQLRQRRREQYNRLKAECQKMVPVIGSGKFITTPIITDDGQPTEESENGNMTGAANHASSDKKVIQWKLFLHQIGLDVVRTDRALVFYESQANQAKLWDILSIYAWVDNDIGYVQGMNDICSPMVILIENEADAYWCFERAMRRLRENFRCSASSIGVQSQLGTLSQVIKTIDPKLHQHLEDLDGGEYLFAFRMLMVLFRREFSFVDALYLWELMWAMEYNPNIFSSYEGPSGGATPPNVNDKELKQYGKFERNIVKTGYTEQHDLRWHNRKSGC; the protein is encoded by the exons ATGGCGTTGTTTTTTATGAAGAAAGCTTCAACAGCTGAGTTGGATGCTTTCTATCCTATTAAACCAGAATGCCAAGTTGACATCCCGAAGACGCGCTTTAGGCTCAGG GCGGGGAAAACTCTTAGTGAAAGAAGATGGCATGCTGCCTTCTCTGAAGATGGTCATTTGGATATAGCTAAAGTGCTTAGACGAATCCAACGAGGG GGTGTCCATCCTGCAATCAAAGGTGTAGTTTGGGAGTTCTTGTTAGGTTGCTTTGATCCAAATAGCACCTTTGATGAACGAAATCAGCTCAGGCAGCGCCGGAG GGAGCAGTATAACAGATTGAAAGCTGAATGCCAGAAGATGGTTCCAGTTATTGGCAGTGGAAAATTTATTACAACGCCAATCATCACGGACGATGGCCAACCAACAGAAGAATCAGAAAATGGCAATATGACAGGGGCTGCAAACCATGCTTCTTCAGACAAGAAAGTGATTCAGTGGAAGCTTTTCTTGCATCAAATTG GTTTGGATGTTGTTCGCACGGATCGAGCACTTGTCTTTTATGAAAGTCAAGCTAATCAGGCAAAACTTTGGGACATTCTTTCAATTTATGCTTGGGTGGACAATGATATTGGTTATGTTCAAG GAATGAATGATATATGCTCGCCAATGGTAATTCTTATTGAAAATGAAGCAGATGCCTATTGGTGTTTCGAACGTGCTATGCGAAGGCTG CGAGAAAATTTTAGGTGCAGTGCAAGTTCGATAGGGGTGCAATCTCAGCTGGGTACACTCTCCCAAGTAATCAAAACTATTGATCCTAAACTTCATCAGCACCTTG AGGATCTAGATGGCGGGGAGTATTTATTTGCTTTTCGCATGCTAATGGTCCTGTTCCGAAGAGAGTTTTCCTTTGTGGATGCACTGTATCTTTGGGAG CTGATGTGGGCCATGGAATACAACCCAAACATTTTCTCATCGTATGAAGGTCCGAGTGGGGGTGCTACACCACCAAATGTAAATGACAAAGAACTAAAGCAATATGGCAAGTTCGAGAGAAACATTGTGAAGACGGGATACACAGAACAACATG ATCTTAGGTGGCATAACCGGAAATCTGGATGCTAG
- the LOC126624634 gene encoding rab GTPase-activating protein 22-like isoform X1 has product MALFFMKKASTAELDAFYPIKPECQVDIPKTRFRLRAGKTLSERRWHAAFSEDGHLDIAKVLRRIQRGGVHPAIKGVVWEFLLGCFDPNSTFDERNQLRQRRREQYNRLKAECQKMVPVIGSGKFITTPIITDDGQPTEESENGNMTGAANHASSDKKVIQWKLFLHQIGLDVVRTDRALVFYESQANQAKLWDILSIYAWVDNDIGYVQGMNDICSPMVILIENEADAYWCFERAMRRLRENFRCSASSIGVQSQLGTLSQVIKTIDPKLHQHLEDLDGGEYLFAFRMLMVLFRREFSFVDALYLWELMWAMEYNPNIFSSYEGPSGGATPPNVNDKELKQYGKFERNIVKTGYTEQHGALSVFLVASVLETKNKQLLKEAKGLDDVVSILGGITGNLDARKACNEALRIHKKYLKIKKTQK; this is encoded by the exons ATGGCGTTGTTTTTTATGAAGAAAGCTTCAACAGCTGAGTTGGATGCTTTCTATCCTATTAAACCAGAATGCCAAGTTGACATCCCGAAGACGCGCTTTAGGCTCAGG GCGGGGAAAACTCTTAGTGAAAGAAGATGGCATGCTGCCTTCTCTGAAGATGGTCATTTGGATATAGCTAAAGTGCTTAGACGAATCCAACGAGGG GGTGTCCATCCTGCAATCAAAGGTGTAGTTTGGGAGTTCTTGTTAGGTTGCTTTGATCCAAATAGCACCTTTGATGAACGAAATCAGCTCAGGCAGCGCCGGAG GGAGCAGTATAACAGATTGAAAGCTGAATGCCAGAAGATGGTTCCAGTTATTGGCAGTGGAAAATTTATTACAACGCCAATCATCACGGACGATGGCCAACCAACAGAAGAATCAGAAAATGGCAATATGACAGGGGCTGCAAACCATGCTTCTTCAGACAAGAAAGTGATTCAGTGGAAGCTTTTCTTGCATCAAATTG GTTTGGATGTTGTTCGCACGGATCGAGCACTTGTCTTTTATGAAAGTCAAGCTAATCAGGCAAAACTTTGGGACATTCTTTCAATTTATGCTTGGGTGGACAATGATATTGGTTATGTTCAAG GAATGAATGATATATGCTCGCCAATGGTAATTCTTATTGAAAATGAAGCAGATGCCTATTGGTGTTTCGAACGTGCTATGCGAAGGCTG CGAGAAAATTTTAGGTGCAGTGCAAGTTCGATAGGGGTGCAATCTCAGCTGGGTACACTCTCCCAAGTAATCAAAACTATTGATCCTAAACTTCATCAGCACCTTG AGGATCTAGATGGCGGGGAGTATTTATTTGCTTTTCGCATGCTAATGGTCCTGTTCCGAAGAGAGTTTTCCTTTGTGGATGCACTGTATCTTTGGGAG CTGATGTGGGCCATGGAATACAACCCAAACATTTTCTCATCGTATGAAGGTCCGAGTGGGGGTGCTACACCACCAAATGTAAATGACAAAGAACTAAAGCAATATGGCAAGTTCGAGAGAAACATTGTGAAGACGGGATACACAGAACAACATGGTGCACTTTCCGTCTTTCTTGTTGCAAGTGTTCTTGAAACCAAAAATAAGCAACTTTTAAAGGAGGCTAAGGGTCTAGATGATGTTGTctcg ATCTTAGGTGGCATAACCGGAAATCTGGATGCTAGAAAGGCATGTAATGAGGCATTGAGAATTCACAAAAAGTACTTGAAG ataaagaaaacacaaaaataa
- the LOC126624634 gene encoding rab GTPase-activating protein 22-like isoform X2, which translates to MALFFMKKASTAELDAFYPIKPECQVDIPKTRFRLRAGKTLSERRWHAAFSEDGHLDIAKVLRRIQRGGVHPAIKGVVWEFLLGCFDPNSTFDERNQLRQRRREQYNRLKAECQKMVPVIGSGKFITTPIITDDGQPTEESENGNMTGAANHASSDKKVIQWKLFLHQIGLDVVRTDRALVFYESQANQAKLWDILSIYAWVDNDIGYVQGMNDICSPMVILIENEADAYWCFERAMRRLRENFRCSASSIGVQSQLGTLSQVIKTIDPKLHQHLEDLDGGEYLFAFRMLMVLFRREFSFVDALYLWELMWAMEYNPNIFSSYEGPSGGATPPNVNDKELKQYGKFERNIVKTGYTEQHGALSVFLVASVLETKNKQLLKEAKGLDDVVSILGGITGNLDARKACNEALRIHKKYLKTVKS; encoded by the exons ATGGCGTTGTTTTTTATGAAGAAAGCTTCAACAGCTGAGTTGGATGCTTTCTATCCTATTAAACCAGAATGCCAAGTTGACATCCCGAAGACGCGCTTTAGGCTCAGG GCGGGGAAAACTCTTAGTGAAAGAAGATGGCATGCTGCCTTCTCTGAAGATGGTCATTTGGATATAGCTAAAGTGCTTAGACGAATCCAACGAGGG GGTGTCCATCCTGCAATCAAAGGTGTAGTTTGGGAGTTCTTGTTAGGTTGCTTTGATCCAAATAGCACCTTTGATGAACGAAATCAGCTCAGGCAGCGCCGGAG GGAGCAGTATAACAGATTGAAAGCTGAATGCCAGAAGATGGTTCCAGTTATTGGCAGTGGAAAATTTATTACAACGCCAATCATCACGGACGATGGCCAACCAACAGAAGAATCAGAAAATGGCAATATGACAGGGGCTGCAAACCATGCTTCTTCAGACAAGAAAGTGATTCAGTGGAAGCTTTTCTTGCATCAAATTG GTTTGGATGTTGTTCGCACGGATCGAGCACTTGTCTTTTATGAAAGTCAAGCTAATCAGGCAAAACTTTGGGACATTCTTTCAATTTATGCTTGGGTGGACAATGATATTGGTTATGTTCAAG GAATGAATGATATATGCTCGCCAATGGTAATTCTTATTGAAAATGAAGCAGATGCCTATTGGTGTTTCGAACGTGCTATGCGAAGGCTG CGAGAAAATTTTAGGTGCAGTGCAAGTTCGATAGGGGTGCAATCTCAGCTGGGTACACTCTCCCAAGTAATCAAAACTATTGATCCTAAACTTCATCAGCACCTTG AGGATCTAGATGGCGGGGAGTATTTATTTGCTTTTCGCATGCTAATGGTCCTGTTCCGAAGAGAGTTTTCCTTTGTGGATGCACTGTATCTTTGGGAG CTGATGTGGGCCATGGAATACAACCCAAACATTTTCTCATCGTATGAAGGTCCGAGTGGGGGTGCTACACCACCAAATGTAAATGACAAAGAACTAAAGCAATATGGCAAGTTCGAGAGAAACATTGTGAAGACGGGATACACAGAACAACATGGTGCACTTTCCGTCTTTCTTGTTGCAAGTGTTCTTGAAACCAAAAATAAGCAACTTTTAAAGGAGGCTAAGGGTCTAGATGATGTTGTctcg ATCTTAGGTGGCATAACCGGAAATCTGGATGCTAGAAAGGCATGTAATGAGGCATTGAGAATTCACAAAAAGTACTTGAAG ACCGTAAAGTCATAG
- the LOC126624634 gene encoding uncharacterized protein LOC126624634 isoform X4: protein MALFFMKKASTAELDAFYPIKPECQVDIPKTRFRLRAGKTLSERRWHAAFSEDGHLDIAKVLRRIQRGGVHPAIKGVVWEFLLGCFDPNSTFDERNQLRQRRREQYNRLKAECQKMVPVIGSGKFITTPIITDDGQPTEESENGNMTGAANHASSDKKVIQWKLFLHQIGLDVVRTDRALVFYESQANQAKLWDILSIYAWVDNDIGYVQGMNDICSPMVILIENEADAYWCFERAMRRLRENFRCSASSIGVQSQLGTLSQVIKTIDPKLHQHLEDLDGGEYLFAFRMLMVLFRREFSFVDALYLWEVRVGVLHHQM from the exons ATGGCGTTGTTTTTTATGAAGAAAGCTTCAACAGCTGAGTTGGATGCTTTCTATCCTATTAAACCAGAATGCCAAGTTGACATCCCGAAGACGCGCTTTAGGCTCAGG GCGGGGAAAACTCTTAGTGAAAGAAGATGGCATGCTGCCTTCTCTGAAGATGGTCATTTGGATATAGCTAAAGTGCTTAGACGAATCCAACGAGGG GGTGTCCATCCTGCAATCAAAGGTGTAGTTTGGGAGTTCTTGTTAGGTTGCTTTGATCCAAATAGCACCTTTGATGAACGAAATCAGCTCAGGCAGCGCCGGAG GGAGCAGTATAACAGATTGAAAGCTGAATGCCAGAAGATGGTTCCAGTTATTGGCAGTGGAAAATTTATTACAACGCCAATCATCACGGACGATGGCCAACCAACAGAAGAATCAGAAAATGGCAATATGACAGGGGCTGCAAACCATGCTTCTTCAGACAAGAAAGTGATTCAGTGGAAGCTTTTCTTGCATCAAATTG GTTTGGATGTTGTTCGCACGGATCGAGCACTTGTCTTTTATGAAAGTCAAGCTAATCAGGCAAAACTTTGGGACATTCTTTCAATTTATGCTTGGGTGGACAATGATATTGGTTATGTTCAAG GAATGAATGATATATGCTCGCCAATGGTAATTCTTATTGAAAATGAAGCAGATGCCTATTGGTGTTTCGAACGTGCTATGCGAAGGCTG CGAGAAAATTTTAGGTGCAGTGCAAGTTCGATAGGGGTGCAATCTCAGCTGGGTACACTCTCCCAAGTAATCAAAACTATTGATCCTAAACTTCATCAGCACCTTG AGGATCTAGATGGCGGGGAGTATTTATTTGCTTTTCGCATGCTAATGGTCCTGTTCCGAAGAGAGTTTTCCTTTGTGGATGCACTGTATCTTTGGGAG GTCCGAGTGGGGGTGCTACACCACCAAATGTAA